From the Candidatus Bathyarchaeota archaeon genome, one window contains:
- a CDS encoding NFYB/HAP3 family transcription factor subunit translates to MHRLLKKAGAERVSETAAEELRRTLEEVALKVGREACILAAHAGRKTVRAEDVRLAARRMIRE, encoded by the coding sequence ATGCATCGTTTGTTGAAGAAGGCCGGTGCCGAAAGGGTTAGTGAGACGGCGGCCGAGGAGCTTAGGAGAACCTTGGAGGAGGTCGCCCTTAAGGTCGGTAGGGAGGCCTGTATACTTGCGGCTCATGCAGGCCGTAAAACCGTCAGGGCTGAGGATGTTAGGTTGGCGGCTAGGAGGATGATTAGAGAGTAA
- the pstA gene encoding phosphate ABC transporter permease PstA gives MASDEKGSEEADQGLRRVGEKLIPVLLSTPVAVLILCLLWIVVSIGSEGIQALNWSLLTSSVLEGGIFESMVGTLYMLGGAVALATPLGVATAVYLVEYAAESRLNHLIIQAVNNLAGVPSIIFGLFGYAFFCRFLGLGVSLLSGWLTLACMILPIIVSGSVEAISMVPTSFREAALALGAPKWRVVKDVVLPAAAPGLATSVILGVGRVAGETAAILFTSSVYLMRGLPSTVLEPVMTLTYHLFVLLVATPGGMTGKPFAMALLLLGLVVSLNVLAYIIRVYYRRRW, from the coding sequence GTGGCTTCTGATGAGAAGGGCTCCGAGGAGGCTGATCAAGGTTTGAGACGCGTCGGCGAGAAGCTCATACCGGTTCTACTGTCTACACCTGTAGCCGTGTTGATCTTATGCCTCTTATGGATCGTGGTGTCGATAGGGAGTGAGGGGATCCAAGCGTTGAACTGGAGCCTCCTAACCTCGAGTGTCCTAGAGGGTGGGATATTCGAGTCTATGGTGGGGACGCTTTATATGCTCGGAGGGGCTGTGGCTTTGGCTACGCCTCTGGGTGTGGCTACCGCTGTTTACCTCGTGGAGTATGCGGCTGAGAGCAGGTTAAACCATCTGATAATTCAGGCTGTTAACAACCTTGCAGGAGTACCGTCGATAATATTCGGGCTCTTCGGGTATGCGTTCTTCTGCAGATTTCTGGGGCTCGGAGTATCTCTTCTATCAGGCTGGCTAACCCTGGCGTGTATGATACTTCCAATAATCGTAAGCGGCTCCGTCGAGGCTATAAGCATGGTTCCCACAAGCTTCAGGGAGGCAGCCCTAGCCCTCGGGGCTCCGAAGTGGAGGGTCGTTAAGGACGTGGTTCTACCAGCCGCCGCCCCAGGATTGGCTACAAGCGTGATCCTAGGTGTCGGAAGGGTTGCAGGTGAAACCGCTGCCATACTTTTCACGTCCAGTGTATACCTTATGAGGGGGCTCCCATCTACGGTTCTCGAACCCGTTATGACGCTTACGTATCACCTTTTCGTCCTCCTCGTAGCAACCCCTGGGGGTATGACGGGTAAACCCTTCGCGATGGCTTTACTCCTCCTCGGGCTCGTTGTGTCACTTAACGTGCTCGCATACATCATAAGGGTCTACTATCGTAGGAGGTGGTAG
- the pstB gene encoding phosphate ABC transporter ATP-binding protein encodes MDPKIEVRELNVWYGNHHVLKDLSIKIPERRVLAIIGPSGCGKSTLLMTLNRMIELVEGARVEGRCLLDGVDIYNPGIPLTELRRRVGIVFQKPNPLPKSIYENVAYGPKVHGVKDRRKLDEIVENCLKVVGLWDEVKDRLNKSAFELSVGQQQRLCIARALAVKPEVLLMDEPCSALDPMNTRIIEKLICSLGRELTVVVVTHNIQQAARVSDFTAFIYLGRLVEYGPTDRLFESPVNRLTRDYISGEFG; translated from the coding sequence GTGGATCCTAAGATAGAGGTTAGGGAGTTGAACGTATGGTATGGGAACCACCATGTCCTGAAAGACCTGTCCATTAAAATCCCCGAGAGGAGGGTTTTAGCCATAATAGGCCCTTCGGGATGCGGAAAGTCCACCCTCCTGATGACCCTGAACAGGATGATCGAGCTTGTAGAAGGTGCTAGGGTTGAAGGTAGGTGCCTGCTGGATGGTGTAGACATTTACAATCCTGGAATACCTCTAACCGAGCTGCGGAGGAGGGTCGGGATTGTTTTCCAGAAGCCTAACCCTCTACCCAAGTCGATCTACGAGAACGTCGCCTACGGACCTAAGGTTCACGGGGTTAAAGACAGGAGGAAGCTTGACGAGATAGTTGAGAACTGCTTAAAAGTCGTAGGTCTCTGGGATGAAGTTAAAGACAGGCTTAACAAGTCGGCTTTCGAGCTTTCAGTCGGTCAGCAGCAGAGACTCTGCATAGCTAGGGCTTTGGCCGTTAAACCTGAGGTCCTGCTTATGGATGAGCCCTGCTCGGCTTTAGACCCCATGAACACTAGGATCATCGAGAAGCTTATATGCTCTCTGGGTAGGGAGCTCACCGTAGTCGTGGTCACCCACAACATCCAGCAGGCGGCACGTGTGTCGGATTTCACCGCTTTCATCTACCTCGGGAGGCTTGTAGAATACGGGCCTACCGACAGGCTTTTTGAAAGCCCGGTTAACAGGCTTACGAGAGACTACATAAGCGGAGAGTTCGGTTGA
- a CDS encoding phosphate ABC transporter substrate-binding protein PstS family protein, which yields MSRATWGLTTTAVFLAGLLLGIYGLAPMLQPSPEELMRKLRVFPEDSAWRSESLRIIGSTTVLPIGESCAKEFMKLYNVSIVVEGGGSGRGISGVIDGICDIGMASRPPKPEELELAEEKGVALVLHKIAADGIAVIVHPSVVEGLGGEPLKLTIEDVSKIYSGEYVKWSDLDPRLPDKEIIVFTREPGSGTRDTFEKFVLEPFKRELKSDVSVQPSNPAMRASVEKTPYSIGYVGLGFVTGDVKAVLLAKTEDGPYYEPTAENVKAGVYPISRFLYMVTRGYPESGSLVDRFLDFVKSPRGQSIVEECGFVSIYPTEEE from the coding sequence TTGTCCCGCGCAACCTGGGGTTTAACAACCACTGCGGTATTCCTCGCAGGTTTGCTATTAGGCATCTACGGTTTAGCTCCGATGCTTCAGCCTAGTCCTGAGGAGCTTATGAGAAAGCTCAGGGTTTTCCCCGAGGACTCAGCTTGGAGGAGTGAAAGCCTTAGAATTATAGGCTCCACAACAGTTCTACCGATAGGTGAGAGTTGCGCTAAGGAGTTTATGAAGCTCTACAATGTGAGCATAGTGGTCGAGGGTGGTGGAAGCGGCAGAGGTATAAGCGGTGTCATAGATGGAATATGTGACATAGGTATGGCTTCCAGGCCGCCTAAGCCTGAGGAGCTTGAGCTTGCCGAGGAGAAAGGCGTGGCTCTTGTGCTTCATAAAATAGCAGCCGACGGAATAGCGGTTATAGTGCATCCAAGCGTCGTCGAGGGGCTTGGAGGAGAGCCGCTTAAGCTCACCATCGAGGATGTTTCAAAGATATATTCAGGTGAATATGTAAAGTGGAGCGACTTAGACCCGCGTCTGCCGGATAAGGAGATAATAGTTTTCACCAGGGAGCCTGGCTCAGGGACCAGGGACACCTTCGAGAAGTTTGTGCTTGAACCGTTTAAACGCGAGCTTAAGTCGGATGTCTCGGTGCAACCAAGCAACCCGGCGATGAGGGCTAGCGTCGAGAAAACACCGTACTCCATAGGATATGTTGGGCTTGGCTTCGTGACAGGAGATGTTAAAGCGGTTCTCTTAGCTAAGACTGAGGATGGACCCTACTATGAGCCTACCGCTGAGAACGTTAAGGCTGGTGTATACCCGATATCCAGGTTCCTCTACATGGTTACGAGGGGATACCCTGAGAGCGGCTCCCTGGTCGACAGGTTTCTAGACTTCGTAAAAAGCCCTAGGGGTCAGTCGATAGTCGAGGAGTGTGGGTTCGTATCCATATACCCGACGGAGGAGGAGTAG
- a CDS encoding 30S ribosomal protein S17e, protein MGKVRPASIKRVARLLLERYGDKFTVDYESNKKLVEELVEVPSKKIRNLLAGYVTSLVKMRIRESGAESSP, encoded by the coding sequence ATGGGTAAGGTTAGGCCGGCGAGTATAAAAAGAGTCGCAAGGCTCCTCTTAGAGAGATATGGAGACAAGTTTACCGTAGACTACGAGTCTAACAAGAAGCTGGTCGAGGAGCTGGTCGAGGTTCCGTCTAAGAAGATCAGAAACCTGCTCGCGGGGTACGTAACAAGCCTTGTTAAGATGCGGATCAGGGAGAGCGGTGCCGAGAGTAGTCCGTGA
- a CDS encoding AbrB/MazE/SpoVT family DNA-binding domain-containing protein — protein MKGSSYLRKVQLTGGSTYIVSLPKDWVKDVRLKPGDYIRVKIQPDGSLLITPGREGVKIEGELSTISIDASKASTPHDIAREFIACYLTGYESIEVRFDPRTAGYKTHLKNIMRRKLIGMEVLEEAAERMLARCLIGYTELPVKDAVNRMYVMALSMHKDVITALLSGNTSLAREVIERDDEIDRLYFFVVRQLKRAVENRFMIEEVGLSRPIDCLGYRIVVKSIERIGDHATKMAEAMLRIDELPKSLAGMLSEISLMSEISRDILKNAMRALHRLDVRQANEAINKAGEVVRLEKEVTEAILQAGLSTKTAVSLRLILESIKRTSEYSTDIAEIAINLAKKHLRQ, from the coding sequence TTGAAGGGTTCAAGTTATCTCAGAAAAGTGCAGTTAACCGGGGGTTCAACCTACATAGTTTCACTACCTAAAGATTGGGTTAAAGACGTTCGGTTGAAGCCGGGAGACTACATACGGGTAAAGATTCAGCCGGACGGCTCACTTTTGATCACCCCTGGCAGAGAGGGTGTAAAAATAGAGGGGGAGCTATCCACCATATCTATAGACGCTTCTAAGGCTTCGACACCTCATGATATAGCCAGAGAGTTTATAGCCTGCTACCTTACTGGGTATGAGTCTATAGAAGTGAGGTTTGACCCTAGGACAGCTGGGTATAAGACGCATCTTAAGAATATCATGAGGCGGAAGCTCATCGGTATGGAGGTCCTAGAGGAGGCTGCTGAACGTATGTTGGCTCGATGCTTGATAGGGTATACCGAGCTTCCGGTGAAGGATGCTGTAAACAGGATGTACGTCATGGCTCTGTCCATGCATAAAGATGTTATCACAGCCCTTTTAAGTGGAAACACGAGCCTAGCTAGAGAGGTCATCGAGAGAGATGACGAGATAGATAGGTTATACTTCTTCGTCGTTAGGCAGCTTAAGAGGGCTGTAGAGAACAGGTTTATGATAGAGGAAGTAGGTCTCTCCAGACCCATAGACTGTCTCGGCTATAGAATAGTGGTTAAGAGTATAGAGAGAATAGGAGACCATGCTACTAAGATGGCTGAAGCCATGCTTAGAATAGACGAGCTTCCTAAAAGCTTAGCCGGGATGTTAAGCGAAATCTCGCTAATGAGTGAAATATCAAGAGATATCCTTAAGAACGCTATGAGAGCGCTTCATAGGCTAGATGTCAGACAGGCTAACGAGGCTATAAACAAGGCAGGTGAGGTGGTGAGGCTTGAAAAGGAAGTCACAGAAGCCATTCTCCAAGCCGGGTTGAGTACAAAAACCGCCGTGAGCTTAAGGCTTATCCTTGAAAGCATTAAGAGAACTTCCGAGTATAGTACAGATATAGCTGAGATCGCCATAAACCTGGCTAAGAAACATTTAAGACAGTAG
- the pstC gene encoding phosphate ABC transporter permease subunit PstC has translation MDWVKLILMTIASLSIVIVLLIALFTISESIPAFSSLGLDLLLGDRWAPYYGRYGATPLVYGSLMVVFGAVLIAVPLGVLSAISLAEYMPRKLGEVVKPMIELLAAIPSIIYGFLGMVFIAPTITKLFGISLGRTALTGSIVLSMMITPTIVSISSEVISSVPREYRMAAIALGATKWQVIRGVVIPTALPGIVASILLAFGRAVGETVAVLMSCGCVAKIPSPPWNLLDPVHTLTAAIALDMGEVAMGSLHYHVLFGLGVILFVITFSVNTAAWLLMRRAPRRLIKV, from the coding sequence ATGGATTGGGTTAAGCTCATCCTTATGACGATAGCCTCCCTTTCGATAGTTATAGTCTTACTGATAGCCTTGTTCACAATTAGCGAGAGCATCCCAGCGTTTTCATCTTTAGGGCTGGATCTGCTGCTCGGAGACAGGTGGGCTCCATATTATGGGAGGTATGGAGCTACCCCGCTGGTCTACGGTTCTCTGATGGTGGTCTTCGGAGCGGTTCTGATAGCTGTCCCCCTAGGAGTCTTATCGGCTATATCCCTAGCGGAATACATGCCACGTAAGCTTGGGGAAGTTGTGAAACCTATGATCGAGCTTCTGGCAGCCATCCCGTCGATAATCTACGGCTTCCTAGGAATGGTCTTCATAGCGCCTACCATCACTAAGCTCTTCGGCATATCCCTTGGTAGAACAGCCTTAACAGGCTCTATAGTTCTCTCCATGATGATCACTCCAACGATCGTAAGCATCTCAAGCGAAGTGATATCCTCTGTACCTAGAGAGTATAGGATGGCTGCCATAGCCCTTGGAGCGACCAAGTGGCAAGTCATCAGAGGGGTTGTAATCCCCACAGCCTTGCCCGGCATAGTGGCTTCCATACTCCTAGCCTTTGGGAGAGCTGTGGGTGAAACCGTGGCCGTGCTGATGTCCTGCGGATGCGTAGCTAAGATACCGTCTCCACCCTGGAACCTCCTAGACCCCGTTCATACTTTGACCGCTGCCATAGCTTTAGACATGGGGGAGGTAGCTATGGGGAGCCTGCACTACCATGTATTGTTCGGGTTAGGGGTTATTCTGTTCGTCATAACGTTCTCGGTTAACACGGCGGCGTGGCTTCTGATGAGAAGGGCTCCGAGGAGGCTGATCAAGGTTTGA
- a CDS encoding sugar phosphate isomerase/epimerase codes for MGKRPHANPMDLSSEARRSLREQSSSIGVEIAAIAGYNDFSGPDLFKRELNIMYVKELVKLASDLDVKVVRVFAAGMKDVDPSIDYYRHWSLCVEALREVAKFAEEHGVILALQNHPPIIESYRDVLDMVEEVGSEALKACVDPELLIWTGDIDPYSEDLVSRLKAIYREVGDLLVHVHVGDSVERPGKFMFIPGGGGSMLRATRLERVPMGTGVFKRMAKPFVECLKSIGYSRYISYEICSPRYVGHRLVDFSTIEDEIANGVKFLRTVLS; via the coding sequence ATGGGTAAGCGTCCTCATGCAAACCCGATGGATCTGTCGTCTGAGGCTAGACGTAGTCTCAGGGAGCAGTCGTCTTCTATCGGCGTCGAAATAGCCGCTATAGCCGGCTACAACGATTTCTCAGGTCCCGACCTTTTCAAGAGAGAGCTGAACATAATGTATGTCAAAGAACTGGTGAAGCTCGCCAGCGACCTAGACGTAAAGGTCGTCAGGGTGTTCGCGGCCGGTATGAAGGACGTAGACCCCTCTATAGACTACTATAGGCACTGGTCTCTGTGCGTGGAGGCGTTGAGAGAGGTCGCTAAGTTCGCCGAAGAGCATGGGGTTATCTTGGCGCTGCAGAATCACCCACCCATAATAGAGAGCTATAGGGATGTTCTAGACATGGTCGAGGAGGTGGGCTCTGAGGCTTTGAAGGCATGTGTAGACCCTGAGCTTCTGATATGGACCGGCGACATCGACCCGTATAGTGAAGACCTCGTTAGTAGGCTTAAGGCGATATATAGGGAGGTCGGGGATCTGCTCGTCCATGTTCACGTCGGAGACTCCGTCGAGAGACCTGGGAAGTTCATGTTCATCCCCGGCGGAGGAGGTTCTATGCTAAGAGCCACGAGGCTCGAGAGAGTGCCTATGGGAACTGGGGTGTTTAAGCGGATGGCTAAACCGTTCGTCGAGTGTTTGAAGAGTATAGGCTACAGCCGGTATATCTCCTACGAGATATGCTCCCCGAGATACGTAGGCCACAGGCTCGTAGACTTCTCGACGATAGAGGATGAAATAGCAAACGGTGTAAAGTTCCTGAGAACTGTCTTAAGCTGA
- a CDS encoding TCP-1/cpn60 chaperonin family protein — protein sequence MSKVAGTPVLILKEGTTRQRGREAQRQNIAVARIIAEVVKTTLGPRGMDKMLVDTIGDITITNDGAKILDEIDIQHPAGKVLVNVAKTQDKEVGDGTTSVVVLAGALLKKAEELMNKNIHPTTIAAGYRKALDKAIEVLDKIAVPVDLEDEATLRDVASTSMRSKAVKFFRDYLSDLAVRAVKSIVEERDGKLVADVDNIQVIKKEGKSVGETQLINGVIIDKEVVHPGMPRRIKDAKIALLDCPLEIEKTEISAEINIRDPEQMKAFMEEETRMLRDMVNKVKNAGANVVFCQKGIDDTAQFFLAKAGILAVRRVKKSDMEKLSRATGARIVTNLEDFRSEDLGYAELVEERKIGEDRMVFVEGCKNPRSVAILIRGGLERVVDEAERSLHDALCVVADIIKEPKIVYGGGATEIEVARELRRYASQVGGREQMAIEAFAEALEVIPQTLAENGGHDPIDVLVALRAAHEKPNGVSYGVNVFTGEVDDMAKLRVIEPYLVKKHCISSAVEAAITILRIDDVVVAAKPPPSKKEEEKGYGEEY from the coding sequence ATGAGTAAGGTTGCAGGTACACCTGTGCTTATCCTCAAGGAAGGTACTACTAGGCAGAGGGGTAGAGAGGCTCAGAGGCAGAACATAGCGGTGGCTAGGATAATCGCCGAGGTCGTTAAGACTACGCTGGGGCCTAGGGGTATGGACAAGATGCTTGTGGATACTATAGGGGACATCACCATAACGAACGACGGGGCGAAGATCCTCGACGAGATCGATATCCAGCATCCGGCGGGCAAGGTCTTGGTGAACGTCGCCAAGACCCAGGATAAGGAGGTCGGCGACGGCACGACGTCTGTGGTCGTCTTAGCCGGGGCGCTGCTCAAGAAGGCTGAGGAGCTGATGAACAAGAACATCCATCCGACGACGATAGCGGCCGGTTATAGGAAGGCTTTGGATAAGGCCATAGAGGTGTTGGATAAGATAGCGGTGCCGGTCGACTTGGAGGATGAGGCCACTCTCCGGGACGTAGCGTCCACGTCTATGCGTAGCAAAGCCGTGAAGTTCTTCAGAGACTATCTATCGGACTTAGCCGTCAGGGCGGTTAAGAGCATAGTCGAGGAGCGGGATGGGAAGCTCGTGGCGGACGTCGACAACATCCAGGTCATCAAGAAGGAGGGTAAGAGCGTAGGGGAGACCCAGCTTATAAACGGGGTTATCATCGACAAGGAGGTCGTACACCCAGGTATGCCTAGGAGGATCAAAGACGCTAAGATAGCTCTCCTGGACTGCCCGTTGGAGATCGAGAAGACCGAGATAAGCGCCGAGATCAACATACGCGACCCTGAGCAGATGAAGGCTTTCATGGAAGAGGAAACCCGTATGCTACGTGATATGGTTAACAAAGTTAAGAACGCCGGGGCTAACGTCGTCTTCTGCCAGAAGGGTATAGACGACACCGCCCAGTTCTTCCTAGCCAAGGCAGGTATACTGGCTGTCAGGAGGGTTAAGAAGTCCGATATGGAGAAGCTGAGCAGGGCTACCGGAGCTAGAATAGTCACGAACCTCGAAGACTTTAGGTCTGAGGACTTAGGCTATGCCGAGCTAGTCGAGGAGAGGAAGATAGGTGAGGATAGGATGGTGTTCGTCGAGGGCTGTAAGAACCCGAGGAGCGTCGCCATCCTCATAAGAGGCGGGTTGGAGAGGGTCGTCGACGAAGCCGAGAGGAGCCTCCACGACGCGTTATGCGTCGTAGCAGATATAATTAAAGAGCCTAAGATCGTGTACGGCGGCGGGGCTACGGAGATAGAGGTCGCTAGGGAGTTGCGTAGATACGCGTCTCAGGTCGGCGGTAGGGAGCAGATGGCCATAGAAGCCTTCGCGGAGGCCTTAGAGGTTATACCTCAGACGCTGGCTGAAAACGGTGGACACGACCCGATAGACGTGCTCGTCGCTTTGAGGGCGGCTCACGAGAAACCTAACGGCGTATCATACGGCGTAAACGTTTTCACGGGTGAAGTCGACGACATGGCTAAGCTGAGGGTTATAGAGCCTTACCTTGTTAAGAAACACTGCATATCCTCGGCCGTCGAGGCTGCTATAACGATACTGAGGATCGACGACGTCGTCGTAGCGGCTAAGCCTCCACCTTCGAAGAAGGAAGAAGAGAAGGGCTATGGTGAGGAGTACTAA